The Procambarus clarkii isolate CNS0578487 chromosome 64, FALCON_Pclarkii_2.0, whole genome shotgun sequence genome includes a window with the following:
- the LOC123751998 gene encoding mucin-2-like produces the protein MTLIVSVHCVNYYPPSTNFFSVEYTDIISSANPPSTNPTSTSPPSTNPPSTNPPSTNHHSANPHSTNPPSPNPSSVILPSTNPQIPNTPSTNPPNTNPPSTNPPSTNPPSTNPPSTNPPSTNPPSTNPPSTNPPSTNPSSTNPPSTNPPSTNSPSTNPPSTNPPSTNPPSINPPNTNPPSTNPPSTNPPSTNPPSTSPHSANLPSTNPPSTNPPSTNPPNVNLPIPTIPVQTLPVPTLPVTTLTVTTFPVPTFPVPTLPVPTLPVPTLTVPTLPVPTLPVPTLTVPTLTVPILPVPNLPVPTLTVPTLTVPTLTVPTFPVPTIPVPTLPVPTFPLPTFPFQPSQSQPSQYQPSQYQPSQYQYPPVSTLPVPTLTVPTHPVPTPHSTNPPSTNTPSTNRSSTNPSCTNPPSTNLPITYLPGTNPPSTNPSSTNPPSLNPPSTKLTSANPSSTNPPSTNPPSTNPSSTNPPCITPPSTNPPSTNPTSTNPPSTNPPNTNPPSTNPPSTIPSSTNPPSTNPPTPNPPSTNPPSTNPPSTNPPSTNPPSINPPNINPPSTNPPSTHPPSINPPNTNPPSTNPPSTNPPSTNPPSINPPSANLPSTNPPSTNPPSTNPPSINPPNTNPPSTNLPITYLPGTNPPSTNLPITYFPGTNPPSTNPPSTNPPSTNPSSTNSPSTNLPSTNPPSTIPPGTNPTGQGYLIYSTCNF, from the exons ATGACACTTATTGTCAGTGTTCACTGTGTCAACTATTACCCTCCCAGCACTAACTTCTTCAGTGTCGAGTATACTGATATTATTTCTAGTGCCAACCCTCCCAGTACCAACCCTACTAGTACCAGCCCTCCCAGTACCAACCCTCCTAGTACCAACCCTCCCAGTACCAACCATCACAGTGCTAACCCTCACAGTACCAATCCTCCCAGTCCCAACCCTTCCAGTGTTATCCTTCCCAGTACCAACCCTCAAATTCCCAACACTCCCAGTACCAACCCTCCCAATACCAACCCTCCCAGTACCAACCCTCCCAGTACCAACCCTCCCAGTACCAACCCTCCTAGTACCAACCCTCCCAGTACCAACCCTCCCAGTACCAACCCTCCCAGTACCAACCCTCCTAGTACCAACCCTTCCAGTACCAACCCTCCCAGTACCAACCCTCCCAGTACCAACTCTCCTAGTACTAACCCTCCCAGTACCAACCCTCCCAGTACCAACCCTCCTAGTATCAACCCTCCCAATACCAACCCTCCCAGTACCAACCCTCCCAGTACCAACCCTCCCAGTACCAACCctcccagtaccagccctcacagtGCTAACCTTCCCAGTACCAACCCTCCCAGTACCAACCCTCCCAGTACAAACCCTCCTAATGTCAACCTCCCAATACCAACCATCCCAGTACAAACCCTCCCAGTACCAACCCTTCCAGTAACAACCCTCACAGTGACAACCTTCCCAGTACCAACCTTCCCAGTACCAACCCTCCCAGTACCAACCCTCCCAGTACCAACCCTCACAGTTCCAACCCTCCCAGTCCCAACCCTCCCAGTACCAACCCTCACAGTACCAACCCTCACAGTACCAATCCTCCCAGTACCAAACCTCCCAGTACCAACCCTCACAGTACCAACCCTCACAGTACCAACCCTCACAGTTCCAACCTTCCCAGTACCAACCATCCCTGTACCAACCCTCCCAGTACCAACCTTCCCATTACCTACCTTTCCG TTCCAACCCTCCCAGTCCCAACCCTCCCAGTACCAACCCTCACAGTACCAACCCTCACAGTACCAATATCCCCCAGTATCAACCCTCCCAGTACCAACCCTCACAGTTCCAACCCACCCAGTACCAACCCCTCACAGTACCAACCCTCCCAGTACCAACACTCCCAGTACCAACCGTTCCAGTACCAACCCTTCCTGTACCAACCCTCCCAGTACCAACCTTCCCATTACCTACCTTCCCGGTACCAACCCTCCCAGTACCAACCCTTCCAGTACCAACCCTCCCAGTCTCAACCCTCCCAGTACCAAACTTACTAGTGCCAACCCTTCCAGTACCAACCCTCCCAGTACCAACCCTCCCAGTACCAACCCTTCCAGTACCAACCCTCCCTGTATCACCCCTCCCAGTACCAACCCTCCCAGTACCAACCCTACTAGTACCAATCCTCCAAGTACCAATCCTCCCAATACCAACCCTCCCAGTACCAACCCTCCAAGTACCATTCCTTCCAGTACCAACCCTCCCAGTACCAACCCTCCCACTCCCAACCCTCCCAGTACCAACCCTCCCAGTACCAACCCTCCCAGTACCAACCCTCCCAGTACCAACCCTCCCAGTATCAACCCTCCCAATATCAACCCTCCCAGTACCAACCCTCCCAGTACCCACCCTCCTAGTATCAACCCTCCCAATACCAACCCTCCCAGTACCAACCCTCCCAGTACCAACCCTCCCAGTACCAACCCTCCTAGTATCAACCCTCCCAGTGCTAACCTTCCCAGTACCAACCCTCCCAGTACCAATCCTCCCAGTACCAACCCTCCTAGTATCAACCCTCCCAATACCAACCCTCCCAGTACCAACCTTCCCATTACCTACCTTCCCGGTACCAACCCTCCCAGTACCAACCTTCCCATTACCTACTTTCCCGGTACCAACCCTCCCAGTACCAACCCTCCCAGTACCAACCCTCCCAGTACCAACCCTTCCAGTACCAACTCTCCCAGTACCAACCTTCCCAGTACCAACCCTCCCAGTACCATCCCTCCCGGTACCAATCCCACAGGGCAAGGTTACCTGATATACTCAACTTGTAACTTTTAA
- the LOC138354781 gene encoding coagulation factor V-like: MVTGRGVSPYVTERGVSPNVTGRVVSPYVTGSGVSPYVTGRGVSPNVTGRGVSPYLTGRGVSPNVTGRGVSPYVTGSGVSPYVTGRGVSPYVTGRGVSPYVTGRGVSPYVTGRGVSPYVTGRGVSPYVTGRGVSPYVTGRGISPYVTGRGVCHYVTGRGVSPNVTGRGVSPYVTGSGVSPYVTGRGVSPYVTGRGISPYVTGRGVCHYVTGRGVSPNVTGRGVSPNMTGGGVSLKVTGKVISFCSSGSPVFLLS; encoded by the coding sequence ATGGTGACTGGGAGAGGAGTAAGCCCCTACGTGACTGAGAGAGGAGTAAGTCCCAACGTGACTGGGAGAGTAGTAAGCCCCTACGTGACTGGGAGTGGAGTAAGCCCCTACGTGACTGGTAGAGGAGTAAGTCCCAACGTGACTGGGAGAGGAGTAAGCCCCTACCTGACTGGTAGAGGAGTAAGTCCCAACGTGACTGGGAGAGGAGTAAGCCCCTACGTGACTGGGAGTGGAGTAAGCCCCTACGTGACTGGCAGAGGAGTAAGCCCCTACGTGACTGGCAGAGGAGTAAGCCCTTACGTGACTGGCAGAGGAGTAAGCCCCTACGTGACTGGCAGAGGAGTAAGCCCCTACGTGACTGGCAGAGGAGTAAGCCCCTACGTGACTGGCAGAGGAGTAAGTCCCTACGTGACTGGCAGAGGAATAAGCCCCTACGTGACTGGCAGAGGAGTGTGTCACTACGTGACTGGGAGAGGAGTAAGTCCCAACGTGACTGGGAGAGGAGTAAGCCCCTACGTGACTGGGAGTGGAGTAAGCCCCTACGTGACTGGCAGAGGAGTAAGCCCCTACGTGACTGGCAGAGGAATAAGCCCCTACGTGACTGGCAGAGGAGTGTGTCACTACGTGACTGGGAGAGGAGTAAGTCCCAACGTGACTGGGAGAGGAGTAAGCCCTAACATGACTGGAGGAGGAGTAAGCCTCAAAGTGACTGGAAAAGTGATATCATTCTGTAGTTCAGGATCTCCTGTCTTTCTCCTTTCTTGA